atcctaataactattattttctaatcacacatactgctttctaatgtttctccttttaatgttgctcagtgtccgaagaagacatatcggtgggacgccggtcccattcaaggttgtcgaaatggaggggaagtacctatcacagtcggcgggaaacaatgaatgcgggttttatgtaatgtgggcaatgcttcgctacatctgcgggaaatcgaaagaagccaataagttggtgtgtataatccccatttcatttacgtctgttaataattcaacaaaatgatttactgttcctctttggatatcatcttttttgaacgacagcgcaagaaatataagcacgaaaggctgctagacatggagatcgtcgcactataatcagagctggcaaaattcatcttagccgaggtattggaaaaagatggagttttTTCCATTGCATAAtgcgtgaagtacaaggaccagtatggcccagagcggctcgccagattattgtaaaaagtccgagaagcatgtgtgaagtacaagaacatttctttttttattttgagggatagagatgtggataagaacatttgaattgtaatcataacatttgtaatgtttaatattgatggacctatcgtctacgtagcgtatataaagcgaaacccgatttcacaaaaaaatataaattaaaataaattataaaacaataaaatacgaactagccatcaccgccggttagcaacaaactagcagtgttgtcgtaaccatcactgtcggttagaagcaaaccgacagtgttgtcttgctcaacactgccgacttgaaccatgaaccgacactgatagttacaagaacactgccggtttgatccatgaaccgacactgatatttactacaacactgccggtttgatccatgaaccgacagtataggcttgctcaacactgctggcttgagctaAGAACCGACACTCCtaaagcaaccgtcactgtcggttggcactacaaaccgacagtgttgttcaactggacactgccgggcGGAGCCTGGAACCGAtactgtttcctgtagatcagtgtcagtTTTTATGGACCgatagtgatgtcaaccccccatcactgtcggtatgccactgtcggttcaaaatccagcagtgaAGTAGGTTTTTGAACCGGCGGTGATGCTGGGGTAGTGAAATCTTCTTGTAAGTGAGGCAATAGCTTGGTCAACAATAGGTATAAAATAGGTGGTTCTAAATAATTCCTCTGGAGACCGTGTGGCAAcatttgtgtcatctatgttCTCGTCAAATTGTCTCTTTTAATTTCTCGCTTTTTATGAAATGTTGTGCCGATATCTAGCTCAAGTGCAATTCCTTTGGCTGCCTCCAATGCTTCTAAGAAACCAGTTTCTCTGTACCCAAAGAAAGAAATTAGCCGTTGCACCTTCTCAATAGCAACATCAATAAGCATATCAAGAAGACCCCCATGAAGTTTGCGACTTTCCCTGGCCTGACGGAAGCCTTAAACGTCGGTAGAAATAGGTATGGAAGCGCTGGTGCTAATGTTCTACGTACTAGTGGGCATAAATAACAGCCCGATGAAGTAATAAAAACTGAATAAAGAAACATATGGTATTGGGAACAATAAACGTGACGAAACATATGTACAGGTCCTAATTAACTGGATGGACCAGACACACACACTATATATGTACTCGTCAAACAGTGACCTTGCGTAGGTAGCTGTAGCTGTAGCTAGCGAAATAGAAGCAGCCTAGCAGGACAAAGTGGAGAATACTCAACCAACATGTCCTTCTCGAAGCTATCCGCCGCCGCAACGTATACTGCTGCGATGATGGAGTCCAGCACCAAAATGGCCTTGGCGGCCATAGACGGTGCCGACGTCGAGGTGGCGGAGCAACAACTTCCACCGTCTCGGTTCATCAATGGCGTCATGCTGCAGCCTTCGAACGGGCGCAGGTGCGGCGCCCAAACCTACGAACGACCCATACGGAAGTGGATGAGCACGTTCCCTGAAGAAGAAACCCCGGCTCGCGGCTACGACGACCTGGCTGCGCCTGCGCGCCGCTGCCAACGCGGCGTCGCCAACTTCTCAGCGGAGTGCGCGACGGACGACGGCGAGCTTGCGTTCCAGCCGATGAGCTTCAAGTCCGTGACCGTCAAGACGACCTTGCAGATGCAGACGTCTTCCGACGAGGTGCGGCCGAGCCTGTGGCAGGCAGCGCGTGCGCAGCCGGCGACGACGTGGGTGCGGGAACATCTTTTCCAGAAGGCGCTGACGCCCAGCGACGTCGGCAAGCTCAACCGCCTCGTCGTGCCGAAGCACCACGCCGAGAAGCACTTGTTTCTGAACCGCAACCCCATGATGGCGGCCCGTATTGGCATGCTCATCGACTTCGTGGACGGCTCCGGGAAGACGTGGCGGTTCAGGTACTCGTTCAGCGCGACCAGCCGGATGTACGTCATCACCAAGGGATGGAGACGCTTCGTTCGGGAGAAGGGCCTCCAAGCTGGGGACACAGTGGCATTCTCTCGGTTGACGTTTGGGGCGTACAAGCAGATGCAGATAGACTATTGGAAGACGCAGAAGAAGCCAGAAGATGCCAAGGCTGATGCTATTGCCGTTGATTGCCATGCCGTCATGCTGTTCGGCGTTGATATTGCTACAGCCTAGACGTACGTGCTGGCTAAATGACCAAAGCTAGCTATTAGCACATCATTGTCAACCTTCTTGATCTCAGCTATCTATCTAATCTGATCGTAGACGCGTAGGGTCTACTCCAATGTATGGTATCCTCTCCACCTTGTGTAGTTTATTGTCCATCCATCTGTATTTTCTTTTTTGCGAATTACACGAGTACATACGCAGACGCTCAACACTATAAcccctctggtgttacgagcttgcttagcactaaGATTATGGCCTAAGAGATAGACCTAtcaatatagtgagttagttacgTAAATGCCTATAGGTGCTAATGAAAATCGTGACAAAAAGGATAGAATAAGTTGTGTTAATCGTTGGCATGAAAagcaatttctataaacaaaaataaaatatagcttGTGTGTAGTGCTTAAGTAAAGGTGATGAGCAAATGGTATAAATGAAAagtgcaactttaatttttgaaaacaaaggttgttaactagtgttcttggaagctcaaaaatcaaattggaaattaaaattagcccttttcgttgaatcggcaaAAATTTGAAGTGGTGTTGAAAGTACACTTTTTGACGATTTATAaaatgcaaaatagttaaataatgCCCTAATGTTTTGGTTCTACTGTTTGGTATAAAGTGTGTGCTATGTCGTGAAATGGTTGTTGGTGAAGTTTGCTAAAGTTTGGACTATTTAAAAATGAGTGCAAAAGTGCTAGTGGTTGTTTAATCGAACgtaaattttctaagtctaaaaatAGTTCAATAATACAGTTTTGAGGAATTAATTGAAGAAAATGGGGTTAAATACCATAGTAATGTTTTTGCTCAGTGTTTTGCATCATAGTTAGTACCATGTAATGGCATAAGGGTTTGTTAGGTCAGTGCTTGTGTTGGCCGGTCGGGGCCCGCCCGGCTTGGCCGTGGCGTCGCCGCAGTCCGAACGCTGACAACTGCTGGTCGCCTGCCGGACGGCCGCTGGCCACGGCCAGCCCGCTGCCAACCTTTGCCGCTTGGTTCTCGTCGTCGCACGGTGCTgtgccctgctgctgctgcccgcTGTCGCTGCcgcgcgctgccgctgccgctgctgctcacATCGCTGCGCACGTGGGTTGCCCTGCTGCTGCTCGTGCCCTGCTGCTCTATGTCGTTGCCGGACCGGTCCGACGGCGCTACCCCACGCACATGCACCCCCGCTGCACCGGCACATGGCCGTGCAGGCCAATGTGGCAATCTCTCTCCCAACCACCGCCTTTACGTGCGCCGCGCCGAGCCAGGCCGCCCCCTCTTTCCTTTGTCCGTGTCGTGTCCGCAGTCGCGACGCCGCCGTAAAGTCCAATCGGGGAGAGGTCACATCCGACCGATTCCTGTCGTCTCCGGCTCCATCATTAAGCTTGTTGCCCGCCCAATCCCATCCGGCCTTCAATTGAGTTCGACCAAGCCCCAATCGGCTGTTTCCCCTCGGCGCCGAGCCGTTAAGGCCGTGCCCGGCCGAGACGGGTGGCAACCCGATCCTAGCGCCGTTTGAGCTCGCCTAGCTACGCCAATAGAACCACCTCAACTCCCTCATCACCCGGCACACTTCACCGAACCTCTACCACCTCACTGCCATCGCTGATGCGGCCATGTCCGCCGCGCCTCACCACCAAGCTCATCGCACGCACATGGCCAGCCCACCACGGACTTCCTCCGCGTCAACCATCACCTCGGCTAGTGTTGTGGTAAGTCCGTGGTGCTCTGGCGCCAGCCTGTTGGTCCTTTTCGAGGCGCTAGCTAGCCGAAACGGCTGCGCCTCCGCCGTGGGCGGCCGCGCGTCGTGGCCACGCTCGCCCACGAGCCCCGTTGTCCCCCACCGCCGCGTAGCGCTTGAGTTTAGGTTAGTGATGGTGGTCGGCCAATTAGATGGGGCCGGCGCGAGCCTTGCTCGCCGGTGTAACCGCCTAGTGCCGCTGCCCATCGCGCCGCCACGTGCCCTGACTCGGGGAGGTGTGCGCAAAAATTTGGGAA
This sequence is a window from Miscanthus floridulus cultivar M001 chromosome 10, ASM1932011v1, whole genome shotgun sequence. Protein-coding genes within it:
- the LOC136488912 gene encoding putative AP2/ERF and B3 domain-containing protein Os01g0140700, translated to MSFSKLSAAATYTAAMMESSTKMALAAIDGADVEVAEQQLPPSRFINGVMLQPSNGRRCGAQTYERPIRKWMSTFPEEETPARGYDDLAAPARRCQRGVANFSAECATDDGELAFQPMSFKSVTVKTTLQMQTSSDEVRPSLWQAARAQPATTWVREHLFQKALTPSDVGKLNRLVVPKHHAEKHLFLNRNPMMAARIGMLIDFVDGSGKTWRFRYSFSATSRMYVITKGWRRFVREKGLQAGDTVAFSRLTFGAYKQMQIDYWKTQKKPEDAKADAIAVDCHAVMLFGVDIATA